The genomic stretch TACCTTTTTGGTTCGATTTTAGCAGTAACCACTGAAGACCTGTATACTATTCTCATCTTTGGAGCTATAGCGCTTAGTTTTTTACTCCTTTTTGCTAAAGAACTTTATTTTATAGCTTACGATGAAGAGGTGGCAAAAACAAGCGGACTAAAAGTAAAACTGTTAAACTTTTTACTTGTAAGTGTAGTTGCGATTATTATTGCCCTATCTATTCGAGTTGTGGGAAGTTTACTGATTGGTGCTTTAATGGTTATCCCTGCAGTATCGGCTTTACAATACAGAGTAGGATTTAAACAAACACTTCTGCTTGCATTGCTTTTTGCGATCTTTAGTGTTGTTTTCGGTATGGTAATCTCTTACCATTTTTCATTACCTTCAGGTGCTACTATAGTTCTGAGTATTATCTTACTCTTTGTTATCTCGTTGGTGCTCAATAGAAAATGAGAATAGATTCAGAATTTTCAAAATATGCTGCCCATTACGGGAGTTATAATGTTATTCAAGAAAAAGTGGCTGCAAAACTGCTTTCTCATGTGAACAATAAACCCAAAAACATTTTAGACTTGGGATGCGGTCACGGTGCCCTCGCAGAGAAGATAGATTGGGGATATGATCGTTTTATAGGTGTAGATTTTGCAAAAGGGATGCTGGAATTGCATCCGAAATCTAACACGATAGAGTGTATATACGGTGATTTTAATGATGATAGACTCTATAAAACACTTAATGAGTATAGCTTTGACTATATCTTATCCTCTTCGGCATTACAATGGGCACAAGATTTGGAGAAGGTTTTTAGTAACATCAAAAGTTTAGATGCACAGCTCTCTTTAGCTATATTTACATCCGGAACTTTTGAGACATTGCATAAAACAGCATCACTAGAACCGTTACTTCTTTCAAAAGATCAAATATATAAGATACAGAAAAAATATTTTGATGTTAATTTTGAAGTTGTGAATTATCGTCTTGAGTTCGAAAATACAAGAGAAATGTTTAGATATATAAAAAAGAGTGGTGTCAGCGGCTCTAGAAATGCCCTCTCGTTTAAAGAAACGAAAAAACTGATGGAAGAGTACCCACTTAACTATTTAGAGTTTGAGGTGGCTTATATCTACTCTTGATCTAAGAGTATCTTTTTTTCGAGATCGTATAACTCATAACGAATATGTTTAAACTTTTCACTTTCACCGATA from Sulfurimonas sp. hsl 1-7 encodes the following:
- a CDS encoding metal ABC transporter permease; amino-acid sequence: MLEMFDYDFMQRAFIAGIFIAILASIGGTFVVLKRYSLISETLAHSALVGVAVGLVAGYNPMWVAVVVAVMFAWLIEYLRSSFSLYSDAILSIILSGALALSVIIVSVGGSFNNSLFSYLFGSILAVTTEDLYTILIFGAIALSFLLLFAKELYFIAYDEEVAKTSGLKVKLLNFLLVSVVAIIIALSIRVVGSLLIGALMVIPAVSALQYRVGFKQTLLLALLFAIFSVVFGMVISYHFSLPSGATIVLSIILLFVISLVLNRK
- a CDS encoding methyltransferase domain-containing protein, whose translation is MRIDSEFSKYAAHYGSYNVIQEKVAAKLLSHVNNKPKNILDLGCGHGALAEKIDWGYDRFIGVDFAKGMLELHPKSNTIECIYGDFNDDRLYKTLNEYSFDYILSSSALQWAQDLEKVFSNIKSLDAQLSLAIFTSGTFETLHKTASLEPLLLSKDQIYKIQKKYFDVNFEVVNYRLEFENTREMFRYIKKSGVSGSRNALSFKETKKLMEEYPLNYLEFEVAYIYS